The sequence TTTCCTGCTCGTGTACGTGCTGATCCTGGCCTCCACCTTCTCCTTGCGATTTACCAAGGGGCCATGGCGGCGGATCGACTTGATCGGACGCGACACGCCCGAAAGGAGTTGAACCGTGGTGTCGGGTAAGCTATTATAACTGAATGAGCATTGAACAACTTGCAAAGCATATAGCCGAGCGTGCGGGCGATAACGCCTGTGCAGCGGTAGCCCTTTCCGGCGGTGTCGACAGCGGCCTTGTTGCCGCCGCGGCCAAGCTTGCCCTCGGGTCCAATGTCGTGGCCTGCACCGTGGTCACCGAGATGACCCAGGAGCGCGATAAGGAACGAGCCATAGAGGTGGCGGAACGTATCGGGATCGAGCATCGGATTCTCAACGTCTCGGCCCTGTCCGTACCCGAGGTCCGGCGCAACCTTGAAGATCGTTGTTATTACTGCAAAAGCCTGGTTTTCCGAACCATGCGCGAGTCTGTCGGGGACGATTGCCTGCTGTTGGACGGAACCAACGCGGAGGACTCCCCCGAACGTCCGGGCCTCAAGGCTATCAAGGAGTTCAAGGTGCTGTCCCCCCTGGCCGATCTTGGTCTGGGCAAGTCGAATGTCCGTGCTCTGGCCTTTGACGCAGGGTTGCCCAATTGGGAAACTCCCTCCGAGAGCTGTCTGGCCACACGTATCCCTACCGGAGTCGAACTGTCCTCCGAGGGGTTGAACCGGGTCGCGATCATGGAGACATTTCTCCATTCCCTCGGTTTGTCCACGGTCCGCGTCCGGCCTGATAATCTGATGGCAACCGTGGAGTTTCTCCCTCAGTATTCTGAAATAATAACCGAAAATCGTGATAAGATCGTGGCGCTTGCTAAAAAGATCGGGCTTCAATCATGCACCTTCAAGGAGTGGGTTGAATGAGCCTGGACCATCTTCTGGATGAATTTGAAGCAGGGACCATATCACGAGATACATTAAAAAAGGAGCTGCTCCGGCAGACCTTTATCGAAACCGGCAGCGCCAAAATCGACCAGTTTCGCGAATTGCGCACCGGCGGACCCGAAGTGATTTACTGCGCGGGCAAAACGCCTGATCAGGTCGCTTCAATTTTTGATCATCTCAACCGGCGCAACGGGCGGGTTTTGGGAACCAAGGCCGATCAGGCTCACTTCGAGGCTGCGCGCAAGGTGGCCGACGTCCGATACGACCCAGTGTCCAGGCTGCTCGCCATCGACGGAAAGCCCAATGTTCTAGCCGGCAAGGTGGCGGTGGTCTCAGCCGGAACCTCTGATTTGCCTGTGGCCGAAGAAGCCGCGGGGACTGCGGAGTTTCTGGGCAGCCGGGTGGACAGGCATTTCGATTGCGGGGTTGCGGGTATCCATCGGCTTTTTTCGGTCATGGACAATCTCAACGGCGCTTCCGTGATCATCGCCGTGGCGGGGATGGAAGGCGCCCTGCCCTCCGTCATCGGCGGCATGGCCCTGCCGCCCATCGTGGCCGTTCCCACCAGCGTGGGATACGGGGCCAACTTTCAGGGGTTGTCCGCCCTGCTGACCATGATGAATTCGTGCGCACCCGGCATCGGTGTGGTGAACATCGACAACGGCTTTGGCGCAGGCTATCTCGCACATAAAATCAATATGTTGGCCGTGGGCGAACAGAACGGATAAGAAGACATGAACACAGTATACCTCGATTGTTCCACGGGCGTGAGCGGCGACATGCTGCTGTCTGCCCTGAGCCATGCCCTGGAAGAATGGCGCGGGTCCGGCAGCGGGTTTGGTTTTCTGGAAAAGGAACTGTCCCGCCTCGGCCTGGACGGCTTTGGCCTGAAATGGTCGGACAAGAGCATTTCTGGCATAAAGACCAAGCATGTGGATGTGCTTCAGACCCGGGAACAGCCCTTGCGCCATTACACGGACCTGTGCCGGATCATCGAAGAGAGCGGCCTGGGCGGCCGGGCCAAGGAACGCTCCATTGAGGCCCTTCGCCTGTTGGGCCTGGCCGAGGCCAAGGTTCATGGCGTGGATCTGGAGCAGGTTCACTTCCACGAGATCGGCGCTGTGGATACGCTTGCGGATATTTGCGGATCCATGCTCCTTCTGGATGCCTTGGAGGCCGAAAAGGTGGTCTGTAGCCCGGTGGATCTGGGGTCGGGATTCGTGCAGTGCGCTCACGGCAAAATGCCAGTTCCCGCGCCTGCTTGTGCCGAACTCGCCAAGGGGTTGACCACCTTTGGTTCCGACTGCGGCATGGAACGGGCAACCCCCACGGGGCTGACCATTCTGCGGACTGTTGTGGACAGCTTTGGTTCGCTTCCCATGGGAACCCTTCTCGGGGTGGGATACGGTTCGGGCGGACGCTCTTCCGACGAGCAGCCCACCTATGTTCGAGCCATGCTTTTGGAGAACGTTGCGGAAGGATAGTCCATGCAAGGAGTGTGAGCGTGCGTGACGACATCCGGGTGATCATAGCCAGATACAGAGAGGACGTGTCCTGGGCCGACTCTCTCGGGTGTGATCACGTGGTCTACGACAAAGGCGGCGATGGTGGACAAAATGTCCGTCCACTGCCGAATATCGGTCGTGAAGCCCACACGTATTTCACCCACATAGTCAACGAGTATGACTCGCTCGCTCCACTGAACGTCTTCCTGCAGGGCGACCCTTTTGATCACATCGATGATCGTGGCCGAGCCACGGTCGAAACCTTGTGGAAGCAGCTTGAAGATGTTGCGGATCGGGGCATGCCCTTCAAGGGATTGGCCTGGTTCAAGCTCAAGAGCGATGGTCTGGGCCGTCCGCACGACCTGCGCAAGCCCGAGAACCGTGGGCGTTGGGCCGGTTGGGGCCGAGACATTCCGGTGGGCGATATTTTCGAGCGCATCTTCAATGCGCCCATGCCTCGCGAGATCATCTGCCGCGCGCCAACCGGGAACTTCTGCGTTACCGGGGAGCGCATCCGCACACGTCCCAGGGATTTCTACTCATTCTGTCTGCGTCTTATCGAGGCCGACCCTCACGACGAGAACAACACGGGTCACGCCTTCGAGCGGCTCTGGCAGCATATATTCAACGGTAACACCGCCTGGAACCGCGACCGGTACGAGTAGGAGAATCACGGAATGCTGCCTCTGAACCTGACCATCGCCATCTCCTCGCTCTCAGCCCATAAGCTGCGGGCCGTGCTGGCCATGCTCGGGGTCTTTCTCGGCGCGCTTGCCTTCACCGGGGTGCAGCATGTCTCCAAGATCATGGTCCGCCAGGCTGAGCTGGAGACAGAAAAGCTCGGCCCCAACCTCTATGCCGTGCTGGCTGGGTCCATCCGCTTCACGCGTGGCGGTTCTATCCGCATGACCGGACATTCGCGTACCTTTGTACTGGCGGACGCCAATGCCCTGATGGACTCCGTGCCCTCGGTTCTGGACGGCACGCCCTTCGTTACTGCGACCATGGCCGTGCGAGGCAATGGCAACGCCGTTAACGCCCAGATCATGGCCTGCTGGCCAAACTATCAGGAAATACGCAGTTTCCGCCCGGAATCCGGTCGTTTCTTCAACTGGAAGGAAGTCGATGAGCGGGCCAAGGTCTGCGTGCTCGGGCGCAAGATCGCGGAGCGGCTGTTTGGCAAACCGGAAAAGGCCGTCGGTCGGGACATCTACATGTTCCGGGCCAGTTTCAAGGTCCTCGGGGTCATGGAGGAAAAGGGACGCGATGTTTCCGGCACGGACCAGGATGAAGTCCTGCTCATGCCGATCACGACCTATATGCGCCGGGCCAGCAATCAGCGTTGGATTTCCGGTGTCTATCTCCGTCTGGCCAAGGACGCGGGGTTGGCCATGGTCAACGAGTCCGTGAACGCGATCATGCGCGAGCGGCACAAGATCGACCAGGGCGAGGACGATGATTTCAGCGCCATGTCTGCGGCCGACGCCATCAAGCTGCAACGCCAGGCCCTGGAACTGATGACCACGTTGGGCGCCATCACCTCGACCATATCCTTTGCCGTGGGTGGGATGGGCATTCTGTCCATCATGATCCTGGTTGTCCGCTCCCGTCGGGTGGAGATCGGGGTGCGCCGCGCGGTGGGCGGACGCAGGCGCGACATCGTCCGCCAGTTCCTGTTCGAGTCCGGGCTCATGGCCGCTGTTGGCGGCGGGCTGGGCGTGACCGTGACGGTGCTTCTGGTCGTCATCGGCTGCACCGTGGCCAAGTTGCCGATCATCATCGACCCGTCCAGTCTGACAACCACCCTGGTGGGCTCCTGCCTTCTCGGCGTTGTGGCCGGTGCCTACCCTGCCTGGCAGGCCGCGAACATCGAAATCCTCGACGTGCTCAAGTCTTAGGCTTAATGCTAAATAATACAGGTTGTTAATCTGTATTAACAGCAGGCTATACCTAGTTCATCTCCCCTCTCAGAAAATCTATTCTGGCAAATTCCATGAGAACCACCCTTTTGGGGGACCCTGGTTGACAGAATCTTGGAAGCAGAATACTGAACATGTTCAGTTGGTGAACGCGTTCAGCAAAATTATGGAGGCGCAGGATGGAGCGAGAGAC is a genomic window of uncultured Pseudodesulfovibrio sp. containing:
- the larB gene encoding nickel pincer cofactor biosynthesis protein LarB, producing MSLDHLLDEFEAGTISRDTLKKELLRQTFIETGSAKIDQFRELRTGGPEVIYCAGKTPDQVASIFDHLNRRNGRVLGTKADQAHFEAARKVADVRYDPVSRLLAIDGKPNVLAGKVAVVSAGTSDLPVAEEAAGTAEFLGSRVDRHFDCGVAGIHRLFSVMDNLNGASVIIAVAGMEGALPSVIGGMALPPIVAVPTSVGYGANFQGLSALLTMMNSCAPGIGVVNIDNGFGAGYLAHKINMLAVGEQNG
- a CDS encoding LarC family nickel insertion protein — its product is MNTVYLDCSTGVSGDMLLSALSHALEEWRGSGSGFGFLEKELSRLGLDGFGLKWSDKSISGIKTKHVDVLQTREQPLRHYTDLCRIIEESGLGGRAKERSIEALRLLGLAEAKVHGVDLEQVHFHEIGAVDTLADICGSMLLLDALEAEKVVCSPVDLGSGFVQCAHGKMPVPAPACAELAKGLTTFGSDCGMERATPTGLTILRTVVDSFGSLPMGTLLGVGYGSGGRSSDEQPTYVRAMLLENVAEG
- the larE gene encoding ATP-dependent sacrificial sulfur transferase LarE — protein: MSIEQLAKHIAERAGDNACAAVALSGGVDSGLVAAAAKLALGSNVVACTVVTEMTQERDKERAIEVAERIGIEHRILNVSALSVPEVRRNLEDRCYYCKSLVFRTMRESVGDDCLLLDGTNAEDSPERPGLKAIKEFKVLSPLADLGLGKSNVRALAFDAGLPNWETPSESCLATRIPTGVELSSEGLNRVAIMETFLHSLGLSTVRVRPDNLMATVEFLPQYSEIITENRDKIVALAKKIGLQSCTFKEWVE
- a CDS encoding DUF3431 domain-containing protein, whose amino-acid sequence is MRDDIRVIIARYREDVSWADSLGCDHVVYDKGGDGGQNVRPLPNIGREAHTYFTHIVNEYDSLAPLNVFLQGDPFDHIDDRGRATVETLWKQLEDVADRGMPFKGLAWFKLKSDGLGRPHDLRKPENRGRWAGWGRDIPVGDIFERIFNAPMPREIICRAPTGNFCVTGERIRTRPRDFYSFCLRLIEADPHDENNTGHAFERLWQHIFNGNTAWNRDRYE
- a CDS encoding ABC transporter permease, translated to MLPLNLTIAISSLSAHKLRAVLAMLGVFLGALAFTGVQHVSKIMVRQAELETEKLGPNLYAVLAGSIRFTRGGSIRMTGHSRTFVLADANALMDSVPSVLDGTPFVTATMAVRGNGNAVNAQIMACWPNYQEIRSFRPESGRFFNWKEVDERAKVCVLGRKIAERLFGKPEKAVGRDIYMFRASFKVLGVMEEKGRDVSGTDQDEVLLMPITTYMRRASNQRWISGVYLRLAKDAGLAMVNESVNAIMRERHKIDQGEDDDFSAMSAADAIKLQRQALELMTTLGAITSTISFAVGGMGILSIMILVVRSRRVEIGVRRAVGGRRRDIVRQFLFESGLMAAVGGGLGVTVTVLLVVIGCTVAKLPIIIDPSSLTTTLVGSCLLGVVAGAYPAWQAANIEILDVLKS